Proteins co-encoded in one Verrucomicrobiia bacterium genomic window:
- a CDS encoding FKBP-type peptidyl-prolyl cis-trans isomerase, giving the protein MKTAVMTALVLTFLSLPLSAADAQPIAAGKSVKINYTLSVDGKVVDKSPEGKPMQYVQGSKELIPALQEALVGLKAGDKKSVDLPPEKAFGKVREDAVLEVPKSNLPNEELKVG; this is encoded by the coding sequence ATGAAAACCGCTGTCATGACCGCACTTGTTCTTACCTTTCTAAGCCTGCCGCTCTCGGCTGCCGATGCCCAGCCCATCGCCGCTGGAAAAAGCGTCAAGATCAATTACACGCTGAGCGTCGACGGAAAAGTCGTGGACAAATCCCCCGAGGGAAAGCCCATGCAATACGTCCAGGGCAGCAAAGAGCTCATCCCCGCGCTTCAGGAAGCGCTCGTCGGTCTGAAGGCCGGCGACAAAAAGTCCGTGGACCTGCCGCCGGAAAAGGCGTTCGGCAAAGTCCGCGAAGACGCGGTCCTCGAAGTTCCGAAAAGCAATCTGCCGAATGAAGAGTTGAAAGTCGG